DNA from Streptococcus parasuis:
TAACTTTTATAAACAGTGTGGATTTTTTAAAACACCTGTGGAAAACTTTTCTTTTTTATGGTAAACTATTAGGACGATAACAAAAAGAAGGGAGGATGTTATGAATCAAGAACAACGTTTTTGGCATCGTTTTTTAGAATTGGTGCAATCGAATTTTAAACCGTCTGTATATGACTTTTACGTTGCTGATGCAAAACTACTGACTATTCAACATCAGACTGCCAAAATATTTCTGAATCGTGATTTCAAAAAAGAATTTTGGGAAAAGAATTTTGAAGAATTAATGGTAGCTGCAAGTTTTGAAGTATACGGTGAACCTATTACGATTCAGTACCAGTTTACTGAAGAAACTACACAATATACTCCTCAGAGTGGGGCAATACCACCAATAGAAAATAGCATAGCTGAGGCTGCACCTGCTGAAATTCTTCCTGCTGTTCATCCTGATATTAAACCTCAATATACATTTGAAAACTTTGTGCAAGGGGACAATAATCAATGGGCAAAAGCAGCCGCACTGGCTGTCTCTGATAATCTGGGAGGCTTATACAATCCATTATTTATTTTTGGAGGCCCAGGACTCGGTAAGACTCATATTTTGAATGCAATTGGAAATAAGGTATTAAGTGATAATCCTCACGCGCGAATTAAGTATGTCTCTTCAGAAACCTTTATCAATGACTTTTTAAAACATCTGCAATTAAACGATATGGATAGTTTTAAGAAGACCTATCGGAATTTAGACTTGCTACTCATTGATGACATTCAATCATTGAAAAATAAAGCCTCTACGCAAGAAGAGTTTTTCAATACATTTAATGCACTCCACACCCAAGATAAACAAATTGTATTGACAAGTGACAGAAACCCTGATTTCTTAGATAACATTGAAGAGCGCTTGGTAACACGTTTTAAATGGGGATTAACAAGTGAAATAACTCCGCCAGATTACGAAACTCGAATTGCGATTCTACGAAATAAATGTGATGAATCGCCCTATACATTTACCAATGAAACACTCTCTTATCTAGCAGGACAATTTGATTCCAACGTTCGTGATTTAGAAGGAGCATTGAAAGATATTAATCTTTTGGCATCCATGCGAAATCTTTCTGAAATTACCGTTGAAGTTGCAGCAGAGGCTATTCGTTCTAGAAAACAAACAAGTCCTCAAAACCTAGTCATACCAATTGAAAAAATTCAAAATGAGGTAAGCAGTTTTTACGGTGTTAGTGTAAAAGAATTGAAGGGCTCTAAACGAGTGCAACATATTGTTCACGCGCGCCAGGTGGCTATGTATCTAGCAAGAGAATTGACCGATAACTCTCTTCCAAAAATAGGAAAAGAATTTGGTAATAGAGACCATACAACTGTCATGCATGCCTACAATAAAATTAAATCTCTCTTGTTAGATGACGATAATT
Protein-coding regions in this window:
- the dnaA gene encoding chromosomal replication initiator protein DnaA; translated protein: MNQEQRFWHRFLELVQSNFKPSVYDFYVADAKLLTIQHQTAKIFLNRDFKKEFWEKNFEELMVAASFEVYGEPITIQYQFTEETTQYTPQSGAIPPIENSIAEAAPAEILPAVHPDIKPQYTFENFVQGDNNQWAKAAALAVSDNLGGLYNPLFIFGGPGLGKTHILNAIGNKVLSDNPHARIKYVSSETFINDFLKHLQLNDMDSFKKTYRNLDLLLIDDIQSLKNKASTQEEFFNTFNALHTQDKQIVLTSDRNPDFLDNIEERLVTRFKWGLTSEITPPDYETRIAILRNKCDESPYTFTNETLSYLAGQFDSNVRDLEGALKDINLLASMRNLSEITVEVAAEAIRSRKQTSPQNLVIPIEKIQNEVSSFYGVSVKELKGSKRVQHIVHARQVAMYLARELTDNSLPKIGKEFGNRDHTTVMHAYNKIKSLLLDDDNLEIEITAIKNKIR